Proteins encoded together in one Rhipicephalus sanguineus isolate Rsan-2018 chromosome 9, BIME_Rsan_1.4, whole genome shotgun sequence window:
- the LOC119405667 gene encoding probable ATP-dependent RNA helicase DDX5, with translation MLGLADALEDAAQAAAEAVQDFLIEFNNPPAALGGLGAAWPPVRGPFNGPNEGLDMPLAAPEVRPELPFFGMGRARYPVIGDTVTARIYLGRGNGVASPAHGSQVRCNLCPPDWAKLSLPNHAKDCCPEHTVTSQRSTEEVEAYRKANDVAVTGRDVPDPVLHIDEANFPEFLRRNIQARNPGSPVTALQTQCWPVALRGRDLVAVSSSASEENSLAYLAPAIVHVQRQPSMPRGCGPIVLVLTATQEAAQKVRVVSDVLIEGSGMRTMCLASGYAKRPQLKQLEEGAEICIATPGRLLAFMEDLKVNLRRCTYFVLDEADRMLAMGFAEHLRTVAANVRPDRQTLVWLAECTEDTQELVEKLTKDCITVSVGTVVQKYHSWRVKHIADVCEESAKEERLVSLLKDVIQDERDRMIVFVERKQTVEDLMWSVRLQGWPAVGIYGGHSEQEREWALNALSFGKVLVLVATDVAGRAINAENVRFVVNYDCPSSQDEYRRRFKYAVRTDGTGVVYTFLGRDDSRHAEDLTRFLREAKLVVPPLLQEMAKKVARR, from the coding sequence ATGCTCGGACTAGCGGACGCTCTCGAAGACGCAGCCCAGGCAGCAGCGGAAGCTGTACAGGATTTCCTCATAGAGTTCAACAATCCGCCAGCTGCGTTGGGCGGGCTCGGAGCGGCATGGCCCCCCGTACGCGGACCCTTCAATGGCCCCAACGAGGGGCTCGACATGCCATTGGCCGCGCCGGAAGTCCGCCCGGAACTTCCATTCTTCGGCATGGGACGCGCGAGGTACCCCGTCATTGGAGACACAGTAACCGCGCGAATTTATTTAGGCAGAGGAAACGGGGTAGCCAGCCCTGCCCACGGAAGCCAGGTGCGATGCAACCTGTGCCCACCGGACTGGGCAAAATTATCCTTGCCTAACCACGCGAAGGACTGCTGCCCCGAACacaccgtgacgtcacagcgaTCGACGGAAGAAGTGGAGGCCTACCGGAAGGCCAATGACGTCGCCGTCACGGGACGCGACGTGCCCGATCCCGTCCTGCACATCGACGAAGCCAACTTTCCCGAATTCCTGAGGAGAAACATCCAGGCGCGGAACCCTGGATCGCCGGTGACTGCGTTGCAAACACAGTGCTGGCCAGTAGCACTACGCGGCAGAGATCTCGTGGCCGTCAGTAGCTCAGCTTCCGAAGAGAACTCACTTGCCTACTTGGCCCCGGCCATAGTCCACGTACAGCGCCAGCCGTCCATGCCACGCGGTTGTGGCCCTATAGTACTGGTTCTGACGGCGACCCAGGAAGCTGCCCAGAAGGTTCGGGTTGTCTCTGACGTTCTCATCGAAGGGTCCGGGATGCGAACCATGTGCCTCGCGTCCGGGTATgcgaagcggccgcagctgaagcAACTCGAAGAAGGCGCCGAGATCTGCATTGCCACACCCGGTCGCCTCCTAGCCTTCATGGAGGACCTGAAGGTGAACCTGCGCCGCTGCACTTACTTTGTATTGGACGAAGCGGACCGCATGTTAGCGATGGGATTCGCCGAACACCTTCGCACTGTAGCGGCGAATGTGAGACCCGACCGCCAGACGCTCGTGTGGCTCGCGGAGTGCACCGAAGACACGCAGGAACTCGTGGAAAAACTGACCAAGGACTGTATAACCGTCAGTGTAGGCACCGTGGTCCAGAAGTATCACAGCTGGCGCGTGAAACACATCGCCGATGTTTGCGAGGAGTCCGCAAAGGAAGAAAGGCTCGTAAGCCTCTTGAAGGACGTCATTCAAGACGAGAGGGACAGGATGATAGTATTCGTCGAGAGGAAGCAAACGGTGGAAGACCTGATGTGGAGCGTCCGCCTTCAGGGCTGGCCAGCCGTTGGTATCTACGGCGGGCACTCGGAACAAGAACGCGAGTGGGCCCTGAACGCCCTTAGTTTCGGCAAGGTACTCGTCTTGGTGGCGACCGACGTGGCTGGGAGGGCTATCAACGCGGAAAACGTGCGCTTCGTCGTCAACTACGACTGCCCGAGCAGTCAGGACGAGTACCGGCGCCGCTTCAAGTACGCGGTTCGTACAGACGGGACCGGTGTGGTGTACACCTTCTTGGGACGCGACGACAGCCGCCACGCTGAGGATCTGACGCGGTTTCTCAGAGAGGCCAAATTGGTAGTACCGCCGCTACTACAGGAAATGGCGAAGAAGGTTGCACGAAGATAG